The following are encoded in a window of Halosimplex halophilum genomic DNA:
- a CDS encoding Gfo/Idh/MocA family protein has product MTDGQQTVRLGVVGLGFMGQTHATNAAEFGHEVVAGTDVVADSRDEFAREFGATTYEDADEMYERENLDAVVVSTPNAFHEESVVGALERGYDVLCEKPLADDLDAAERIAAAAREAEGFCMVNFHNRVSTAAEVFTGYRDDGRFGDVTHVQADYVRSRGIPGVGSWFTNEELSGGGAVVDIGVHAIDFALYLMDFPPVEEVFAVTRTEFGNREDYADPGDWYDETEEAVFDVEDSATAMIRCADDRTVSLEVAWAANQQPSQEFVVRGTDAGARLDLGGEELHLIESGRQGTDHVMEAELADGSLDHTGWEGNDRRFLEAVASGQPPAESTVEEALTVQRVMDAIYRSAEAGTCVSVDDE; this is encoded by the coding sequence ATGACAGACGGACAGCAGACGGTGCGCCTCGGCGTCGTCGGACTCGGCTTCATGGGCCAGACACACGCGACCAACGCCGCGGAGTTCGGCCACGAGGTCGTCGCGGGGACGGACGTGGTGGCCGACAGCCGCGACGAGTTCGCCCGCGAGTTCGGCGCGACGACATACGAGGACGCCGACGAGATGTACGAACGCGAGAATCTGGACGCGGTCGTCGTCTCGACGCCCAACGCCTTCCACGAGGAGTCGGTCGTCGGCGCGCTCGAACGCGGCTACGACGTGCTCTGCGAGAAGCCGCTGGCCGACGACCTCGACGCCGCCGAGCGCATCGCCGCGGCCGCCCGCGAGGCCGAGGGCTTCTGCATGGTCAACTTCCACAACCGGGTCTCGACCGCGGCGGAGGTGTTCACCGGCTACCGCGACGACGGCCGGTTCGGCGACGTGACCCACGTCCAGGCCGACTACGTCCGCTCGCGGGGCATCCCCGGCGTCGGCTCGTGGTTCACCAACGAGGAGCTGTCGGGCGGCGGCGCGGTCGTCGACATCGGCGTCCACGCCATCGACTTCGCGCTGTACCTGATGGACTTCCCGCCCGTCGAGGAGGTGTTCGCCGTCACCCGCACGGAGTTCGGGAACCGGGAGGACTACGCCGACCCCGGCGACTGGTACGACGAGACGGAGGAGGCCGTCTTCGACGTGGAGGACTCGGCGACGGCGATGATCCGCTGTGCCGACGACCGCACGGTCTCCCTGGAGGTCGCCTGGGCGGCCAACCAGCAGCCCTCACAGGAGTTCGTCGTCCGCGGGACCGACGCCGGGGCGCGCCTCGACCTCGGCGGCGAGGAGTTGCACCTGATCGAGTCCGGTCGTCAGGGCACCGATCACGTGATGGAGGCCGAGCTGGCCGACGGGTCGCTCGACCACACCGGCTGGGAGGGCAACGACAGACGGTTCCTGGAGGCCGTCGCCAGCGGCCAGCCGCCCGCGGAGAGTACGGTCGAGGAGGCGCTGACCGTCCAGCGCGTCATGGACGCGATCTAC
- a CDS encoding CheF family chemotaxis protein, with translation MSNSEKKVTDMQGRYMQAVADGRERDDADWQSCRIVLTTERLVLVAEEKLTVPLAEIDEIGQRYDVNQRAASVASYLGLHVGEDVVLVSGADHDEFETDFYHACLNGEVLYVDHPAVEGGVVQGTDWTKARIRITDDDIRLALADGERVVIERDDIGEVEEDERQAAGEQRRVIEVEHSQGEISVETHVTGDPYDLSVLSQVLEEGVERNRADLDLGPVEKQVVMALHSGVSPFEIPEFVDSEVEEIEEIYDRLIELDVIEVVRERTEVEMTARGRSVAGDTMGEQ, from the coding sequence ATGAGCAACTCGGAGAAGAAGGTGACGGACATGCAGGGGCGGTACATGCAGGCCGTCGCCGACGGGCGCGAGCGCGACGACGCCGACTGGCAGTCCTGTCGGATCGTCCTGACCACGGAGCGGCTGGTGCTCGTCGCCGAGGAGAAGCTAACCGTCCCGCTCGCGGAGATCGACGAGATCGGGCAGCGCTACGACGTGAACCAGCGGGCCGCGAGCGTCGCAAGCTACCTCGGTCTCCACGTCGGCGAGGACGTGGTGCTGGTCTCGGGCGCCGACCACGACGAGTTCGAGACGGACTTCTACCACGCCTGTCTCAACGGCGAGGTCCTCTACGTCGACCACCCGGCCGTCGAGGGCGGCGTCGTCCAGGGCACCGACTGGACGAAAGCGCGCATCCGCATCACCGACGACGACATCCGGCTGGCGCTGGCCGACGGCGAGCGCGTCGTCATCGAGCGCGACGACATCGGCGAGGTCGAGGAGGACGAACGCCAGGCCGCCGGCGAGCAGCGCCGCGTCATCGAGGTCGAACACAGCCAGGGGGAGATCAGCGTCGAGACCCACGTCACCGGCGACCCGTACGACCTGTCGGTCCTCTCGCAGGTGCTCGAGGAGGGCGTCGAGCGCAACCGCGCCGACCTCGACCTGGGCCCCGTCGAGAAACAGGTCGTCATGGCGCTGCACTCGGGCGTCTCGCCGTTCGAGATCCCCGAGTTCGTCGACAGCGAGGTCGAGGAGATCGAGGAGATCTACGACCGACTCATCGAACTCGACGTGATCGAGGTGGTCCGCGAGCGCACCGAGGTCGAGATGACCGCCCGCGGGCGGTCAGTCGCCGGCGACACGATGGGCGAGCAGTAG
- a CDS encoding ribbon-helix-helix domain-containing protein, with translation MSKTGSDGNDPEIDRINLRISRSFLDVVDETWRERGFNSRSEFIRYALRDSVNHPEGAGVWKDLAISEAQFDEGEGTPSDEMREMYGIDAR, from the coding sequence ATGTCGAAAACCGGTTCGGACGGGAACGATCCCGAGATCGACCGGATTAACCTCCGAATCTCGCGTTCGTTTCTCGATGTGGTCGACGAGACGTGGCGCGAGCGTGGATTCAACAGCCGAAGCGAATTCATCCGATACGCGCTACGTGACTCGGTGAACCATCCCGAGGGTGCAGGTGTCTGGAAGGATCTGGCGATCAGTGAAGCACAGTTCGACGAAGGTGAGGGGACTCCGAGCGACGAGATGCGGGAGATGTATGGAATAGACGCAAGGTGA
- the glmU gene encoding bifunctional sugar-1-phosphate nucleotidylyltransferase/acetyltransferase gives MSIDTAVVLAAGEGTRLRPLTRNRPKPMLPAANRPILEYVFDALVAADVRQIVVVVGYRRGRVQDHFGPTYDGVDLKYVTQRKQLGSGHALLQAREAVDGPALVVNGDRVIDANIVRDVVREFEDSGEPSMAVLERPETSQYGAVVLHEGDVAELVEKPDTDEYRLINAGVYAFEPSVFDAIDATDRSDGELALTDTIGRLMDEGRVRGVRTEGMWVDATYPWDLLAVADEVLARGHVDEPARGDRNADVWVDPAATVHDAAVLQGPVVVGPDCEVGPGAVVGPGAALGQNVTVGANATVRSSVLDTDTRVESGSTLIDAVTGQDVTLGAGTVVPGGPADVRVGREVFEDQRLGAVVADRVTAEGDASFAPGTLVGPDAHIGTSVRASGTIAGDAEVVR, from the coding sequence ATGAGCATCGATACGGCGGTGGTCCTCGCGGCGGGTGAGGGGACGCGGCTGCGGCCGCTGACCCGCAACCGGCCCAAGCCGATGTTGCCGGCGGCCAACCGGCCGATCCTGGAGTACGTCTTCGACGCCTTGGTCGCGGCCGACGTGCGGCAGATCGTGGTCGTGGTGGGGTACAGGCGCGGGCGGGTGCAGGACCACTTCGGGCCGACCTACGACGGGGTCGACCTGAAGTACGTCACCCAGCGCAAGCAGCTCGGCAGCGGGCACGCCCTCCTGCAGGCCCGCGAGGCCGTCGACGGGCCGGCGCTGGTCGTCAACGGCGACCGCGTCATCGACGCCAACATCGTCCGCGACGTGGTCCGGGAGTTCGAGGACAGCGGCGAGCCCTCGATGGCCGTCCTCGAACGGCCCGAGACCAGCCAGTACGGCGCGGTCGTCCTCCACGAGGGCGACGTGGCCGAACTCGTCGAGAAGCCCGACACCGACGAGTACCGGCTGATCAACGCCGGCGTCTACGCCTTCGAGCCCTCGGTGTTCGACGCGATCGACGCGACCGACCGCTCGGACGGCGAGCTCGCGCTGACCGACACGATCGGTCGGCTGATGGACGAGGGACGGGTTCGCGGGGTGCGGACCGAGGGGATGTGGGTCGACGCGACCTACCCCTGGGACCTGCTGGCGGTGGCCGACGAGGTGCTCGCCCGCGGCCACGTCGACGAGCCCGCTCGCGGCGACCGCAACGCCGACGTGTGGGTCGACCCCGCGGCGACCGTCCACGACGCCGCCGTCCTGCAGGGTCCGGTCGTGGTCGGCCCCGACTGCGAGGTCGGCCCCGGTGCAGTGGTCGGCCCCGGCGCGGCACTGGGCCAGAACGTGACCGTGGGCGCGAACGCGACCGTCCGGAGTTCCGTCCTCGACACGGACACGCGCGTCGAGTCGGGCTCGACGCTCATCGACGCCGTCACCGGCCAGGACGTAACTCTCGGCGCGGGGACGGTCGTCCCGGGCGGCCCCGCCGACGTGCGCGTCGGCCGCGAGGTGTTCGAGGACCAGCGGCTGGGCGCGGTCGTCGCCGACCGCGTGACCGCCGAGGGCGACGCGAGTTTCGCCCCAGGGACGCTCGTCGGCCCCGACGCGCACATCGGGACCAGCGTCCGCGCGAGCGGCACGATCGCCGGCGACGCGGAGGTGGTTCGATGA
- the glmS gene encoding glutamine--fructose-6-phosphate transaminase (isomerizing) produces MCGIIGCVGREDETLDVLVHGLSKLEYRGYDSAGVALSGERVDVCKKSGKIEDLKEALESRSIGGAAGIGHTRWSTHGPPTDANAHPHLDCSGDVAVVHNGIIENYQSLRDELVAAGHTFKSDTDTEVVPHLVEDALADGLDNEGAVREAISRLEGSYAVAVVVSGDDTIYAARNDSPLVLGIDDADEESDPAYYLASDVPAFRDFTDRVVYLADGEFATLSADGWRVSDVDGDTVDKDVDTVDWDPEETGKSGYDHFMLKEIHEQPRAIRQCLRGRVDEMAATVDIGDLGDLSPTGVQFVACGTSYHAALYGAQLLQNAGIPAQAFLASEYATSPPPIGDALVVGVTQSGETADTLSALREARKRGARTLAVTNTVGSTVARECDHALYIRAGPEIGVAASKTFASQLAALNLFTLGTTRVDGTRDIIGALRDLPSNIQAILDDSQAEAVAETYVDSDAYFFIGRGLQYPVALEGALKMKEITYKHAEGFAAGELKHGPLALVTEDTPVFAVVTGDGEMARKTIGNVKEVEARDAPVVAVTDGQSDVERYADHVLEVPETHPQAAAVLANVQLQLVSYYVADELGRSIDKPRNLAKSVTVE; encoded by the coding sequence ATGTGTGGTATCATCGGGTGTGTGGGGCGCGAGGACGAGACGCTTGACGTGCTCGTCCACGGCCTCTCGAAACTGGAGTACCGCGGCTACGACTCGGCGGGCGTCGCCCTCTCGGGCGAGCGCGTCGACGTGTGCAAGAAATCCGGGAAGATCGAGGACCTGAAGGAGGCGCTCGAATCCCGCTCGATCGGCGGCGCGGCCGGCATCGGCCACACCCGCTGGTCGACCCACGGCCCGCCGACAGACGCCAACGCCCACCCGCACCTCGACTGCTCGGGCGACGTGGCCGTCGTTCACAACGGGATCATCGAGAACTACCAGTCGCTCCGGGACGAACTCGTCGCGGCCGGCCACACGTTCAAGAGCGACACCGACACCGAGGTCGTCCCCCACCTCGTCGAGGACGCGCTGGCCGACGGGCTGGACAACGAGGGCGCCGTCCGCGAGGCCATCTCGCGGCTGGAAGGGAGCTATGCGGTGGCAGTCGTCGTCTCGGGCGACGACACCATCTACGCGGCGCGCAACGACTCGCCGCTGGTGCTCGGGATCGACGACGCCGACGAGGAGTCCGACCCGGCCTACTACCTCGCAAGCGACGTGCCCGCGTTCCGCGATTTCACCGACAGGGTGGTCTACCTCGCCGACGGCGAGTTCGCGACGCTCTCGGCGGACGGCTGGCGGGTCTCGGACGTCGACGGCGACACGGTCGACAAGGACGTCGACACCGTGGACTGGGACCCCGAGGAGACCGGCAAGAGCGGTTACGACCACTTCATGCTCAAGGAGATCCACGAGCAGCCACGGGCCATCCGGCAGTGTCTCCGCGGGCGGGTCGACGAGATGGCCGCGACGGTCGACATCGGCGACCTGGGCGACCTGTCGCCGACAGGCGTCCAGTTCGTCGCCTGCGGCACCTCCTACCACGCCGCGCTCTATGGCGCGCAGTTGCTGCAGAACGCGGGGATCCCCGCCCAGGCGTTCCTCGCCAGCGAGTACGCCACCTCGCCGCCGCCCATCGGCGACGCGCTCGTGGTGGGTGTGACTCAGAGCGGCGAGACTGCGGATACCCTCTCGGCGCTCCGGGAGGCCCGCAAGCGGGGTGCCCGGACGCTCGCGGTGACGAACACGGTCGGGTCGACGGTGGCACGCGAGTGCGACCACGCGCTGTACATCCGGGCCGGCCCGGAGATCGGCGTCGCCGCCTCGAAGACGTTCGCGTCGCAACTGGCCGCGCTGAACCTGTTCACGCTCGGGACGACCCGCGTCGACGGGACGCGCGACATCATCGGCGCGCTGCGGGACCTGCCGAGCAACATCCAGGCGATCCTCGACGACTCGCAGGCGGAGGCCGTCGCGGAGACCTACGTCGACAGCGACGCCTACTTCTTCATCGGCCGCGGCCTGCAGTACCCGGTCGCGCTGGAGGGCGCGCTGAAGATGAAGGAGATCACCTACAAGCACGCCGAGGGCTTCGCTGCGGGCGAGCTGAAGCATGGGCCACTGGCTTTGGTTACGGAGGATACGCCGGTGTTCGCTGTCGTGACTGGTGACGGCGAGATGGCCCGCAAGACCATCGGGAACGTGAAGGAAGTCGAGGCTCGCGACGCGCCCGTGGTGGCCGTTACGGACGGGCAGTCCGACGTGGAGCGCTACGCTGACCACGTGCTGGAGGTGCCCGAGACGCATCCGCAGGCTGCGGCTGTGCTGGCAAACGTGCAGTTGCAACTGGTGTCCTACTACGTGGCGGACGAGCTGGGGCGGTCGATCGACAAGCCGCGGAATCTAGCGAAGAGCGTGACGGTAGAGTAG
- a CDS encoding ABC transporter ATP-binding protein: MTEKLSRRAKLRAIYRVAQFRPLTTAAIVALSVFAAVFEGIGLSFLLPIIELARGDAEGRGQYLEWFITGYETLGIPFTLEYVVVGVALVMTARYTSSFLVSWLQAALRTKYVRYLKVESFDHALDAEAAYFDDEGSDEILNAIVTQSEYAGRSITRLVKLVQQGFLTAMYGAVALAMAPLLTFGSVLVLGVVALVSRYAVESGYAVGDRVAEANERIQAAAQAGTQGIRDVKLFGLEPELFERFCEAADSLTLERVTLRRNEAALDNIYQLAIAITVFLLIYVALELVELSFAALGVFLFAMFRLAPRASTLNNLVYQIESDLPHLVRTQSFIDELAVRAEPRDEAELVPDRIDAIAFEDVTFGYESDETVVRGLSFEVQHSEFVAFVGPSGAGKSTIVSLLSRLYEPDSGIITANGTPIDTFDVREWREHVAVVRQQPFIFNETLRYNVTVGDRDASQAEIERACEIAQVTKFLDELPNGYDTVLGDDGVRLSGGQRQRIAIARAVLKDADILILDEGTSDLDTTLEERVHDGIESMGRDCLLVVVAHRLSTVRNADRIYAMEDGEILEAGRHEKLIKSGGKYADLYESQTRSAQ, encoded by the coding sequence ATGACTGAGAAGCTTTCTCGGCGAGCAAAGCTGCGAGCCATCTATCGCGTCGCTCAGTTCCGACCCCTAACTACAGCCGCGATCGTCGCTCTGAGTGTGTTTGCGGCAGTGTTCGAAGGGATCGGCCTGAGTTTCCTGTTGCCTATCATTGAACTCGCCCGTGGCGATGCCGAGGGTAGGGGCCAGTACTTGGAGTGGTTCATCACCGGATACGAGACGCTGGGGATCCCGTTCACGCTGGAGTACGTGGTCGTCGGGGTTGCTCTAGTCATGACCGCTCGGTACACGTCGAGTTTCCTGGTGTCGTGGCTGCAAGCGGCGCTTCGGACGAAATATGTCCGGTATCTCAAAGTCGAATCATTCGACCACGCTCTGGACGCCGAAGCAGCGTACTTCGACGACGAAGGTTCCGACGAGATTTTAAACGCGATCGTCACCCAGTCGGAGTACGCCGGTCGGTCGATCACCCGGCTGGTCAAACTGGTCCAGCAGGGCTTTTTGACCGCAATGTACGGCGCAGTTGCGCTCGCGATGGCGCCGCTGTTGACCTTCGGGTCGGTGCTGGTGCTCGGGGTAGTCGCGCTCGTCTCGCGGTACGCGGTTGAATCGGGCTACGCGGTCGGCGACCGGGTCGCTGAGGCTAATGAGCGGATCCAGGCAGCCGCACAGGCCGGGACCCAAGGCATCAGGGATGTCAAGCTGTTCGGTCTGGAGCCAGAACTGTTCGAGCGGTTTTGCGAGGCTGCCGACAGTCTGACCCTCGAACGGGTCACGCTGCGGCGCAACGAGGCCGCGCTCGATAACATCTACCAGCTAGCTATCGCGATCACGGTCTTTCTCCTCATCTATGTCGCGCTTGAGCTCGTGGAACTCTCGTTTGCGGCGCTGGGCGTGTTCTTGTTCGCGATGTTCCGTCTTGCACCCCGAGCGAGCACGCTGAACAATCTGGTATATCAAATCGAGAGTGACCTCCCCCATCTCGTCCGGACCCAATCGTTCATCGACGAACTCGCCGTGCGGGCAGAACCGCGGGACGAGGCTGAACTGGTGCCCGACCGGATCGACGCGATCGCGTTCGAGGACGTTACGTTCGGCTACGAAAGTGACGAAACGGTCGTCCGGGGCCTTTCCTTCGAGGTCCAGCACAGTGAATTCGTCGCCTTCGTCGGTCCGTCTGGTGCGGGAAAATCGACAATTGTCTCGCTGTTGTCGCGCCTCTATGAACCGGATTCGGGGATAATCACTGCAAACGGGACGCCCATCGACACCTTTGACGTGCGCGAGTGGCGTGAACACGTTGCTGTGGTTCGACAGCAGCCGTTCATTTTCAACGAGACGCTACGGTACAACGTGACCGTCGGTGACCGAGACGCCTCGCAGGCCGAGATCGAACGCGCCTGTGAGATAGCACAGGTGACGAAGTTCTTAGATGAGTTACCTAACGGTTATGACACGGTGTTAGGGGACGACGGTGTCCGTCTCTCGGGGGGTCAGCGTCAGCGGATCGCTATCGCCCGTGCGGTGCTGAAAGACGCCGACATACTCATACTTGACGAGGGGACCAGCGATCTGGACACCACGCTTGAGGAACGGGTTCACGACGGCATTGAGTCTATGGGCCGGGACTGTCTGTTGGTCGTCGTGGCCCACCGGCTCTCTACGGTCCGGAATGCTGATCGGATCTACGCGATGGAAGACGGTGAGATCTTGGAGGCGGGTCGTCACGAGAAACTGATCAAGTCTGGCGGGAAATACGCCGACCTCTATGAGTCTCAGACCCGGAGTGCCCAATAG
- a CDS encoding class I SAM-dependent methyltransferase, protein MGGITSLLKGTFNFIRWRLQSVFREVLRAIKNRFYTYTDKSRITSPDTVYSEEYYAKRKSDEWHADAEQIAVTLDELFEPDSVIDFGCAIGQHLEYFHDQDMTIYGVEGSEKALEHAVVPREHLEQFDLRDPYSSAQEYDLALCIEVAEHLAEPYSETLVDTVTDAAPVVFFTAATPGQSGRHHVNEQPRSYWIEKFNQRGYEYDEATVRTIRDELSLEVTTEIPENVFVFKQSNSDTDQCQN, encoded by the coding sequence ATGGGAGGAATCACATCTCTCCTGAAAGGAACGTTCAACTTCATCCGGTGGCGATTACAATCGGTTTTTCGAGAAGTTCTTCGCGCAATAAAAAACCGATTTTATACTTATACTGATAAGTCCCGGATCACTTCACCAGATACTGTCTACAGCGAGGAGTACTATGCTAAACGGAAAAGCGACGAGTGGCATGCCGATGCCGAGCAAATCGCGGTAACACTCGATGAATTATTCGAGCCGGACTCAGTGATAGACTTCGGTTGTGCGATCGGCCAACATCTAGAGTATTTTCACGATCAGGACATGACGATCTACGGCGTCGAAGGTAGCGAAAAGGCACTCGAGCACGCGGTCGTGCCCCGAGAACATCTTGAGCAGTTTGATCTTCGCGATCCGTATTCATCGGCTCAAGAGTATGATTTGGCACTTTGCATCGAAGTCGCTGAACACCTTGCAGAGCCGTACTCCGAAACACTCGTTGATACAGTTACCGATGCGGCACCTGTCGTGTTTTTCACCGCGGCTACGCCAGGACAAAGTGGAAGACACCACGTTAATGAACAACCCCGATCCTACTGGATCGAGAAATTCAATCAGCGTGGCTACGAGTATGACGAAGCGACTGTACGGACGATCCGCGATGAGTTGTCTCTAGAGGTCACAACCGAAATACCCGAAAACGTGTTCGTGTTTAAACAGTCAAACTCTGATACAGATCAATGTCAAAATTAA
- a CDS encoding FkbM family methyltransferase, which produces MTAITNTAGQILPDWVKPFLVPVYKQIRHLYWAGRCVSGINYYTYRFGDRTVQVYYTVESAGAFSGLVPDGIVTTEQIPLDLLEVNERVNAVIDVGAHFGTYTVLFELLNRKIDVYAFEPDDYNRDVLKRVVEENEFDTHVRPEVVAEETSVVDLYTSNRDGSERNSISAIDGFETVEKQSVSLSDFIEERGLSSVFVKIDAEGAELDILRDLLSAPNEYVAGIVEVHPEKLSEPPEEVIRLLESACDDYQYIAETSPSHVDSDSIEFEHNRPMYYFVQGDTQ; this is translated from the coding sequence ATGACGGCTATCACTAACACTGCTGGACAGATACTCCCTGACTGGGTGAAACCATTCCTCGTTCCGGTCTATAAACAAATTAGACACCTCTACTGGGCTGGCAGGTGTGTCTCTGGCATCAATTACTATACGTATCGTTTCGGAGATCGGACGGTTCAGGTGTACTATACCGTCGAATCAGCTGGTGCCTTTTCAGGATTGGTGCCGGATGGTATTGTCACAACGGAACAGATACCGCTTGACCTGTTGGAAGTGAACGAGCGGGTCAACGCGGTGATCGATGTCGGTGCACACTTCGGTACGTACACCGTTCTTTTTGAGCTGTTGAACAGGAAGATCGACGTATACGCTTTCGAACCGGACGATTACAACCGAGACGTGCTGAAACGCGTTGTTGAGGAAAACGAGTTCGACACTCATGTTCGGCCAGAGGTGGTCGCCGAAGAAACCAGCGTCGTCGACCTCTACACGAGTAACCGTGATGGATCTGAACGAAACTCCATATCAGCAATCGACGGGTTCGAAACTGTTGAAAAGCAAAGTGTTTCGCTGTCGGATTTTATCGAAGAACGCGGACTATCGTCCGTATTCGTCAAAATCGATGCCGAAGGAGCGGAACTCGATATCCTCCGCGATCTGCTGTCTGCCCCCAATGAATACGTAGCGGGTATAGTCGAAGTTCACCCTGAAAAGCTCTCGGAACCGCCAGAAGAGGTGATCCGGTTACTCGAATCAGCGTGTGATGACTACCAGTATATCGCCGAAACCTCCCCGAGTCATGTCGATAGCGATTCGATCGAGTTTGAACACAATCGGCCGATGTACTACTTCGTCCAGGGGGATACACAATGA
- a CDS encoding glycosyltransferase family protein, with translation MSRGVLYMAVGEQFVREAVQSAASVRKQMPTVDITLATDSEDYDLDPFDRVIELDQASQETIEDRTWLIDSTIGPDLSPYEKTLYLDSDTYVCNDISELFDLLEQYDLAIARTPAKPQLSDLPEPWHLYNCGVIAYRDTTETRELLNDWQQRYRAELAEQDRPVDQPAFVRALWDSDVRWFTLPQEYNVRIPNRGAVANEVKIVHGRHPAGLEQAADELNRHSRLRTYREHSYSGKPIFTVRNVATLRYRIERKIRQEGIVATLRRAPGFLVERLLGTD, from the coding sequence ATGAGTCGTGGCGTACTCTACATGGCGGTCGGAGAACAATTCGTTCGGGAAGCGGTCCAATCGGCGGCGTCAGTCCGCAAACAGATGCCGACAGTCGATATCACACTGGCAACCGATTCAGAGGACTACGACCTGGATCCGTTCGATCGAGTGATCGAACTTGACCAGGCTAGCCAGGAAACTATCGAGGACCGCACGTGGTTGATAGACTCCACAATAGGTCCAGATCTGAGTCCGTACGAGAAGACGTTGTATCTGGATAGTGACACATACGTGTGCAACGATATCTCTGAATTGTTTGACCTGCTTGAACAGTACGACTTGGCGATAGCGAGAACTCCGGCCAAACCGCAGCTTTCGGATCTGCCAGAGCCGTGGCACCTCTATAATTGCGGTGTCATTGCTTATCGTGACACTACTGAGACGCGTGAACTGCTGAACGACTGGCAGCAACGTTACAGAGCGGAGTTGGCTGAACAGGACCGTCCGGTCGATCAGCCTGCGTTCGTTCGCGCACTATGGGACAGCGATGTCAGGTGGTTCACTCTACCACAGGAGTACAACGTACGGATCCCGAACAGAGGTGCTGTCGCAAACGAAGTCAAGATCGTCCACGGCCGCCATCCCGCCGGCCTTGAACAGGCGGCGGACGAACTGAACCGCCATTCTCGGCTCCGAACGTATCGGGAACACTCGTACAGCGGCAAACCGATATTCACCGTCAGAAACGTAGCAACGCTTCGGTATCGGATCGAGCGAAAGATCAGGCAAGAAGGGATCGTGGCAACACTTCGACGGGCACCGGGGTTTCTCGTCGAACGCCTACTTGGAACCGACTGA
- a CDS encoding class I SAM-dependent methyltransferase yields MSSERDFESFHEALVEQGIVDPNPSSIAGRLVQPVSTTCDRLQTRLNILFDTVDFESNRVLDVGAGSGLYSAYAAHRGASEVIALEPELDGSAQGMFETLQAVAAEYPSIEPEKTTFQEYNVPEDRFDVVVLHNVINHLDEEACVDLHRSQVARETYHGIFAELRSATAPSGDLVVADVTRRNAWADVGLTNPFAETIEWEKHQSPALWNQLLAEHGFVRRDLKWVSYLSALGSVGRRLFSNYPAAYLTGSTFVLRMEREA; encoded by the coding sequence GTGTCGTCGGAACGGGACTTCGAGTCGTTCCATGAGGCCCTCGTTGAACAGGGGATCGTTGACCCAAACCCGTCGTCGATAGCGGGCCGTCTGGTCCAGCCGGTGTCGACGACGTGTGACCGTTTGCAAACGCGACTAAACATCTTGTTCGATACCGTCGACTTCGAGTCTAACCGGGTTCTGGATGTCGGCGCCGGGAGTGGTCTCTACAGCGCGTACGCGGCACACCGAGGGGCTAGCGAGGTGATCGCACTTGAACCCGAATTGGATGGGAGTGCCCAGGGGATGTTTGAGACGCTGCAGGCGGTTGCGGCCGAGTATCCGTCCATAGAGCCGGAGAAGACGACCTTTCAGGAATACAACGTGCCCGAAGATCGGTTTGATGTCGTCGTTCTACACAACGTGATCAATCACCTTGACGAGGAAGCGTGTGTCGACCTTCACCGGTCACAAGTGGCTAGAGAAACCTACCACGGAATCTTCGCTGAACTGCGGTCGGCGACGGCGCCGTCAGGAGACCTCGTCGTCGCCGATGTCACGCGCCGAAACGCGTGGGCAGATGTTGGACTCACGAATCCGTTCGCGGAGACGATCGAGTGGGAGAAACATCAGTCGCCGGCCCTCTGGAATCAGCTGCTTGCCGAGCACGGGTTCGTCAGACGGGATTTGAAGTGGGTATCTTATCTCTCTGCGTTAGGATCCGTCGGTCGGCGACTATTCTCGAACTATCCGGCCGCGTATCTCACCGGAAGCACGTTCGTTCTCCGGATGGAACGGGAAGCGTAG